Below is a window of Neodiprion virginianus isolate iyNeoVirg1 chromosome 4, iyNeoVirg1.1, whole genome shotgun sequence DNA.
GAGCCAGTTGTATGTCTTTAGGCATGATAGTGACTCGCTTGGCATGAATTGCACACAAGTTAGTATCCTCAAACAATCCAACAAGGTAAGCTTCGCTTGCCTCCTGAAGAGCCATAACAGCAGAACTCTGGAATCTCAGGTCGGTCTTAAAATCTTGAGCTATTTCACGAACGAGTCGTTGGAACGGCAACTTGCGGATCAACAACTCAGTGCTCTTCTGGTAACGACGGATCTCACGAAGTGCAACGGTGCCAGGACGGTAACGATGCGGCTTTTTGACGCCACCCGTGGCCGGTGCACTCTTCCGTGCTGCCTTGGTCGCCAGTTGTTTACGAGGAGCTTTGCCACCCGTGGATTTTCGAGCAGTCTGCTTAGTACGAGCCATTACGATAGATGCGGAGCTAACCGAGCGTGGCCAGGTTCGAAAGTTCAATGTAGCCTGCCGGCGGACCCTCTGGTATATAACAGCGCGCTCAACCAGATTGTGCGGTCTGATTGGCCGGCGGACGTGGAGTGGGGATAATAGCGTCGAGGGTATATAGCTGGGTCGCGCCGCGCTCAGTCACATTGAACCTCGTACTTTCGATTAGCATCGTACATCTCTGATTTATTCTAACATGACTGGTCGCGGCAAGGGAGGAAAGGGTTTGGGAAAAGGAGGAGCCAAGCGGCACAGGAAGGTGCTTCGTGATAACATCCAAGGAATCACCAAGCCTGCTATTCGGCGGCTGGCTCGTCGTGGTGGAGTAAAAAGAATCTCCGGTCTTATCTACGAAGAGACTCGTGGCGTTCTCAAAGTGTTTCTTGAGAACGTGATCCGTGATGCAGTCACTTACACCGAGCACGCCAAGAGGAAAACTGTAACAGCTATGGACGTAGTCTACGCTCTCAAACGTCAGGGTCGTACTCTGTACGGTTTCGGCGGTTAAATTTATCCTGGTCCTCGCTTCAATTCTCAAAACGGCCCTTTTCAGGGCCAAAAATAGTTTTCTAATGCAAATCGAATATCACATCACCATGTTTAACACATACACATTATCTTGATTACCATATCCTGCTCAGACATGAATATTTATCTTTCATTCGATATAGTCGTATTTAACATTTATACTAAGCAATACTGTATTGTATAGCATCAAGATGCCACTACTGATCAGAGGCATACGAGACGTCCAGTCTACTCTTAACAACCATCGAAACatcaaaagtgaaaattaaaatatgatttaatcaaaatttgaagcaTTAAAAGTTTATTCACTCAGTTTTTTATCCGAGACTCGTAATTTAGATGAAGTAATTACAATTGCACAACTACGAATAACTCGTGATGAATCGATAAAAACATCAACCTATCTAGAAATTTTgtcaacgaataaaaagagCCATTGTTAAATTATCAGCATAAGACAACCGATGCGGTTATACATACCATAGGTATCTGCGAAAATAAGAATAACGTTATTTCTCTGAAGTAGTTAATATAATCAAATATCAATAGTTGATATTTGTCCTGCCATGCATCATGAAATGCTTTATTATAGTTATACCTATGTAACTTGCGTTAGCTCAAATGACTTTTCCTAAGCCTTCGTTTTATCGCGTTCTGGTTTCAACTATTCTTATCTGACTATGCATCCCAAAACCGGAAATGTGTACTAAACTAGATTATGCGCAGCGCGTTGTAAACCAGAATAttcttgaaattaaataatataaactCATACGCGGTAACAGGCTAGTCATTTGTAAGTTTAGTTTATGGGATAGGTGACTGGCCGTTATAGGTATTTGTATTGGATATCCTTCCAGGTATAACTCACCGGTTTACCTGCCAGCTGCCTGAACACGAGAAGGGAATGCATCGAAATTCCGGGTAGTCATTGTCATTATGTTCCATCTTTTTCTGGTAATACACCGTTACATTTCCATTTCGCAtagataatgaaaataattgtttctcGCCCCATGCTTTGCCATACTTATTATTAATTTAGATATCGTCAAGACTTCGAGTAATTTTGTACTTtgtgagtaaaataaaatgtgcTCGAAATGTATAGTTCCGTAGGAAGTGGGGTTGCAAGGGGGAAATAACACactgaattgacgtgtcaataggtttgtaaattaattataattcaccTGAATTAACGCAAAATAAgtaaatcaatgaaaattaactgagaaataaatgaattatgaGAAAGTAAGTCAAGTTgatttgaatcaattttgaTTCGTGCCGGAATTATCTGTCTgcagagaaaagaaaatttgaattgaaatataaaaaaatggagttgaactaaaaaaaatcaatttgaattaattaaaaatataaaagatttaattgaaattttttgaaagtcaCTTAATTTAGaatcaattttattgaattaaagaaatttatctgcataaaaaaattaatttgaatactCAAATCTCGAGTTATTTTCCCCTCGTGGAGTTCCACGTGGCTAGAAACACCGTCCCCGCCCTTGTAACATccagtatacgtataaatcAATAATAGTATGCTCAGAACGTGATCGACTTCAGGGCCGATAACAAACAATATTATTGTTCGCTGCTTTGTCGAAGCaagcatttttatttattatgctCTATTAATTAGACTTGACTGGGTTACATATCCTGGGTCTAATTTTTCCCAACGATTGGAGAGTAAACATAGTTCGTTGAGCAGATAATAGATATTGGACAATCAATCCCCTTCAAGACCCAAAAATACAGTAGCGTTTATGTGGCTACTCGTACTCTTATAGGTCCAAAATTGCGAAAGAACCCAAGGAATGTTTTACTGCAACGATTGAGTTGTCAATATCGTAATATGTATTCTGCGAAATCACAATGAAATcgataatattaaaatacaattcTGCATTAGTAATAATCAAGGTAATCACGGATAGTCATGAAAAATCATTTAGGATcacaagaatatttttttgatcttAAGATATCATATGAAATATCTTagaaatcatgagaaattACGTTATTacagtaaaatttattcaagcaatCTCTCGTAAACACTATAAAATGTAGTAATCACGAAACATGTACTCATGATGTCAATTTTTGTTCCGGCGAAATACCCTTTGACGCAACCAATAATTATACTGATCTaaagaatgaatttttcgtcatatacatatgtatacaattGTGATTCATAGAAAATACATTAGTATAAATCCCGCGACCAGACCTAAGTTTGATGATATAGACGAATTACAGGTAcggaatattataattatgtgGATAAATTAAGCAACCCAACATAAAATAAAGTTCGTAGAGTATAGCTTGAAATTACATGCCGACCCACAAACACGACTGCAAGCTGCAAAGCGGAACGTGCAGCCGGGCTTCTCGTTTCCCGGCATGCCCGGTGCGGGTAACGATGGGCGTGTCGTTTGGAGCTCTGTGCTCTCTGATTGGCCCGGCGGCCGTACCTGGCCGCCTAATAAATATGCTGCTTGAGAGAGCGCAGGTACAGTCGTCCTTCGATTCTCGACACCGACGCATAGGAGACAATGACGCCAAAGTCTAGCGGTAAAGCAGCGAAGAAAGCCGGTAAGGCTCAGAAGAATATATCGAAGGGtgacaagaagaagaagcgcaAGAGGAAGGAGAGCTACGCTATCTACATCTACAAAGTCCTGAAGCAGGTCCACCCAGACACTGGTATTTCCAGCAAAGCTATGAGCATCATGAACAGCTTTGTCAACGACATTTTCGAGCGCATTGCCGCCGAATCGTCTCGTCTAGCTCATTACAACAAGCGCTCGACGATCACATCTCGGGAGATTCAAACTGCTGTTCGCCTTCTGCTTCCTGGAGAACTTGCTAAGCACGCTGTCAGCGAGGGTACTAAAGCTGTCACCAAATACACCAGCTCGAAATAAGCGCGACTGCCTCAATTTGTTTACGAATCGGCCCTTTTCAGGGCCACTAATCATTGTAAACGCTAAAGAACGGTATTTCACAGATGTAACAGTCTGAAGTGTGTGAGGGGTAATTGTACAACCTTTTATGGCGAATTGTTTGACGATTTGGTGatctcgttatttttttaagtgTCCAAATATCTGCATACCTTACTATCACGTCAGAATCTTCTCCCGCAATGTGTATGAAAAAGTTTCAGTATATTATACAGAATTCGGGCGCAATGCGTTGAATATCAGACAACTTCGTACGTGAATTATAGGCTCTGCAAACAGCTAATAATTAAAAGATCGAATATTATCTAAGcgataattttaaatttattctgaGTCTTTTACCAAGCTGATATTTGCTTCATCAATACTACATAATATTACGGATATTTAAATGCTCACATCGTGCGTCCTATTCAGATATATGTGTTCAACATTTAGCTTTCcttctgtaataataattaccgaAAAGTGTCTGACGGGTTTGATGTTAATCAAGACAAAAATCCACCTACACGTTTACTTTGAGCTGCAGGTATCCACGTGAGAAATAGATTGAAAATAGATGCATGCATGTACGGATATTATGTGCACTGGGTAGTGCGAGAGCTCTCAATCCCCTCCTGTGCTCTAAATTCTCTTGGCTGATAGAGAGGGGATGTCAAGTGGAGGGGACGACTGAGCCCAGGGCGGATTTCACCTTGTCGCTTATTGTGAAGGTCACGCTAGCAAGTATTTGGTTAAGTTCTCACAGAGAGCAGAACAATTCGCAAGTATTCATCAGAGAATTGTCCGCAAGGCAGTCTGAGAATCATGGGTCGTAAATTTTTCGTTGGTGGTAACTGGAAGATGAATGGAGTGAAAAAGGAAATAGACGAAATCGTCGCATTTCTAAAGACCGGCCCCCTCGACCCGAATGTCGGTACGTGCAAGTTGCAATGTTACGTTTATTTCAAATAACCTACTGTGTATGTATTAACATTGCGTTTCTCCAAACAAATACAAACTAAATCTGTAGGCAAAAGTGTCGTCTCTGTTGctgatgaaacaaaaattgtacgttagtacttttttatatttctcttttagcactttcaaattttattcaatatttatttggaaCTTTTATCTACGATTTACTCTTGTTGGGACATGCCGATAAATCACTGTATTCTATCTAAGagtcaaaatattttgtcacCAATTGCGTTGTTAACTTTTTCAGAGGTCGTTGTTGGTGTACCTGCCATTTACCTGAACTATGCCAAGAGTATATTACCTGCCAACGTACAAGTCAGTGCACAGAACAGTTACAAGGTAGCTAAAGGTGCTTTTACTGGAGAAATTAGCCCTGCGATGCTTGTGGACAATGAGATCCCTTGGGTAATCCTAGGACACTCTGAACGTCGAAACGTGTTTGGCGAGTCAGATGAACTCATTTCTGAAAAGATTGCTCATGCCCTTGAAGCTGGTGTAAAGGTAAATCCTTTGGATTAAGTCTTAGTTCTCAATTTTTACATTggattgctttttttttttttaataagaatatttatacaatagGTGTGTTGTAACTCGATATGACTCTTGACAGTATTGTATAtatcttgtttatttttcaccctaAAGGTGATTGCCTGTATCGGAGAGAAACTGGACGAACGTGAAGCTGGAAAGACTGAAGAAGTTGTGTTCAGGCAGACTAAGGCGATTGCGGATAAAATTAAATCCTGGGACAATGTTGTACTCGCTTACGAACCAGTATGGGCCATCGGTACAGGAAAAACAGCAACGCCCCAACAAGCTCAGGAGGTGCATGACAAACTTAGGCAATGGTTATCAACGACTGTTAATCCTGCTGTCTCTGAATCTCTGAGGATCATTTACGGTGGTTCTGTGACAGCAGGAAACGCCAAAGAGCTAGCTAAGGAAAAAGATATCGATGGCTTTTTGGTCGGCGGTGCTTCTCTGAAGCCAGATTTCGTACAAATAGTTAACGCTAAGCAATAGACCTAAGTTGATAAGTTTATTGTGTTGGTTGTTACTACTATTAATAAATGTGATTATTGTTACTCTATGAACGAAtctataatacatgtatagaaATTTACACAGCGTTAGAGTAAATGGgtacaacaacaataataataattcagtCATAAACATCTGGTTCAATTActaaatatatttatcattttgtttattgtattagtgaatattataaattacattACATCAGCTTCTCATCAATACTATATTATTCTCTATGGCTTAAGTTCAATTCATACTCTGAAGTTCACTTAAGCATTCCTCTTGTTATTACACCAGGTGGTGTTTTTACATACATCACATCATTAAGACCATCCTGCTTTCCTCTGGCAATTGCTAATTGAGTCAGTGACTTAAAACTTCTGGGTTCCCATATTGCCAGATCAACCAGAGTCTTTCTATCGATCAGAATGTTGTTTCGCATTAACGACTCTTTAAATGTCCGGAGATTTATATCATGCTCGGCACATGCAGCTGTGAGCCTTGTGTTCCAGAGCTGGAAAATTAATAGATCACAACATTGATAATATTGGTAAgatacattttgaaattttgcatgaAATATATGAACATTTGCTTGTATAGATTCCTGTTACAGTCGCAGACATATTCTTAATATGTGTCAAGGTGTCAGGTAGAATTTTATGTCTTCTACAAATGCTTAGGTTCTATCGAGTACTTACATTCAACATATCGGCTTTCTTGAGTTTCCTACTCATAGTAGCATAACGTAAAGCACGATGTACATATCTTATAGCGATACTGTAGCAGTTTCTCTTACGGCCAACGAAGTGCTGCGGAATAACGTTGTCATTATAATATTCTTAACAAAATTCTTGGTGAATTGAGATCATTACTAGAGTTAACCTATACGGTAATACTCACTGCGgcgagtttgaaaattttccttttACGCCAGAACTCATCTGGACCTCTCGACCGCGCGAATAACGTCAATGATTGAAAAACCATCTCTATACCGATTCACAACTCTTTtctatattaaatattattcattcacAGCACCGGTGATCGATGACACGATTCTGGGTTAGTTTTAAGTATGAAGCCTTAACTTTTTAGGTTAGATTGATGTATAGTTCGGAAGGTCTAAGGTTCGGAAATAGGTGCGATACCTGATGGAACATTTTGAGGTTAGATTTTTAATGTCAACGGCGTGGCGACGCACGCGGTCGACGAACTGTGATTTACcacaagtaaaataaaaactcggCTTTAACATGAGTCGCAAAATAAAGTGAgaagtttaaatttattatccaACGAAAACACATTCAGTAGCGGATTGCTTTTAACATCGTTTATCAAGAGTTGTTGATTATTGCTATTTTAAGTTAATCTCTCAAAAATGATTTTGCTTTTGTATTGAATTGTTATATAAtttggatataaaataattaaacaatttCGTTACTAGCACGTTTGATACGCACAGGTCTTCAAGATATAAAATTCCCTTCATTCTGAAATTCTTTTCAGATTTCGAGATGCTGATGAAAACTTGTATGGCTTCGAAACTGGCGACGTTTCAGATTCAGAGGAGGAGTATTCCAAGGAAGACAAACGACTGTTGGAGAAAGTtcggaaaaaaagaacagtaGACAATTATGACAGTGAAGATGAAGTCTATGGACTTCATGCTGACGAGGATGTGGAcaacgatgatgatgacgatggaTCAGATTCTATGAAATCCGACATCGAAGGTTTGCAGGAGGATGACGATTTGCCTAACGAAAAAGCTTGGGGAAATAAAAAGAGCAGGTTCCATTCTACTGATTATGTCGACCAGGATTACGCTTCGACTAATCAGCAGGATTTGGAGGCTGCAGAACTTGAAGAACAGGAAgcaagaaatattcaaaaaagaTTGGCAGAACAGCTGGATGATGCTGATTTTGGATTGGACCTACTTGAGACTAAACAAGATCAGGAAGAGAATGAAGATTGTCAACAGACAGTGAAAACCGATTTAAGCAAACTCACTAAAAGGGAAAAGCAGGCGTTGTTTATGAAAGAGAGTCCTGAATTTACTGGGCTTGTAACGGACTTGAAAGGTAATGCATTTAGTGATTATTACCTTCTTACTGTATCGACTGATGAGTTTCAATTGTCTATTATGAAACAACCTAGAGTTTTTAatattctacatatatatatttgcaaCACATAATGGAATGcccaatttatttatttcagaaTGCCTGACCGAAGCACGAGATATTCTAGAACCATTTTtaaagttaattaaaaatggtAAATTCTCGGAGTCTGCCGGCTTAACATTTGTCAGGACCAAGTACCATGTCATTCTGAACTACTGCACCAACATACTATATTATCTGATGCTGAAAGCAGATAGAGTACCTGTTAATTCGCATCCAGTTATCAAAAGGTTAGCACAGTACCGCCAGCTCCTTAATCAGTTAAAATCTGGACAAGGAGAATTGTTAGAAGAAGCTGTAGAAATATTGAAAGCTGCTGAAAACAACCAATCGCTTTACAATCTGGACAATgttgaatttgataaaaagaGCCGAAAGAGGCCATCCGCTGTTTTACCTGATGAGCAGATAAAAACTGGCAAGAGAAACTTTGTTGAAACTGTTCAGGATGAAAAACTAATTGAACAGACagaggatgaaaattttgaggTGAATGAAAACGCTGACGAGACTGAGAACCAGGGTACCGAAGTTATGTTTGAAGATGTTGATGGCAAGCGAGCCATTACTCGCCAAATTGCAAAGAATAAGGGACTGACCCCGCACCGTCGGAAGGATCTACGCAACCCAAGACTTAAACTCAGGAACAAGTATCGCAAGGCTAAAATTCGAAGAAAGGGAGCGGTGCGTATTTgtagttttatttatatttcttagCACTTAAGCTGTATTActcaataattgaaattgtttgtttcagGTGAGAGAAGTCAGAAAGGAGGAGACACGCTATAGTGGAGAGACCTTTGGAATCAATGCTCGCGTTAAGAAGAGCATTAAGTTGaagtgaaagtaaaaattaacaatcattcaaagaaaacatgtacaaaataaattctaaCTTGAGTTTTGGATGTAATATCACATTTGAGACATGCGCAATAATATTTCTCATAGCACATGTATGAAATATAccgaaattaattaattggttGTATACAGGTCTTGATTGGAAATATTTAATGAAGACGAAAAgtgcgataaaaaataattgttaaacaaatatttttattcgttacgCAACGTTGTGTATGAAATAATGACACCTACACACTAGCAGACTTACAGAGAAATAAACATAACCTTCAATTAATTCTAATTAACAATTATTAGTTGCATTCTATAAACACGGATGATGGCTGTGTTCGTATTTGGTATGTCACAATGAGATTATGGACATTCTACCACAAATATTCAGTTTCTGGCATTCATCGAATGTTGGAATTTACAACGGCATTAAGATTCCAATTTAGCAAGGATATCAGATTCACGGAATAGGTGGAATTCCTTATTCTCTTCAAGCTCAACTTTCGTTCCACCATATTCTGGTAGCAGCACAACATCTCCGACTTTGACACTCAAAGGCATGTGTTCTCCCTTCTGTAATCAGAAAAAAACATGGTTTCGATCAAATCAAttagatataattttttttattaatacattattatttctatacTATTATTATAGAGCCAGCATATTGGACCTTGTAGTACTGTGTAAGCATTAGAATCACAGTTAAAATCAAGGACTTcaaatgaattgaatttcaaacgtaTGCTGTCCAAATAGCAAGAATTATATTGTTCAAGTTACTACTTCATATCACTTCCGGGACATATTTCCACCAAATACTCAAATATGATTAAACAtaattgttgcaaaaaatttattagaaaaaatgaTTGAGTAAGATAAAccaattttcgtttcaatgtGGTATATATGAATGTTCAGCTGATTTCCAATCAAATAAAACATGCCACCAACtaatatcaaataaaatttaattatactatttatatttgatgatagttatttcaaaattaaaatgtgGAAGAACGAAGTGACCATTTACATGGAAGCATGACTCCACTGAGCCTAGCAGAAGCGGTTAGAATAGAGTTGAATGGTCGCAAAGACTTTCAATCTATCTTGTATTTGAAGTCACTCTAGTGTTTGAATAGAAGCAGCGACTACGAATGAAACTTACATTGTTCCTAGATCCAGGACCTATTGCAACAACAGTGCCTTTGAGTACTTTGGCTTGAGCTTTTTCTGGGATAACAATGCCACCCTTTGTTTTAGTCACAGCTTCGGCCCTCTGTATCAATACTCGATCAAAAAGTGGGATCAACCTCTTAGCTGCAGCGGCGACGGCCTGTGAAAtaggttaaaaatatttgagatgATGAACATCATGCTACCCGCGAGAATACACGTGATTTCTCATCAACTTGTGAGTGTGCTTGAA
It encodes the following:
- the LOC124303771 gene encoding 10 kDa heat shock protein, mitochondrial yields the protein MAVAAAAKRLIPLFDRVLIQRAEAVTKTKGGIVIPEKAQAKVLKGTVVAIGPGSRNNKGEHMPLSVKVGDVVLLPEYGGTKVELEENKEFHLFRESDILAKLES
- the LOC124302370 gene encoding histone H4, with protein sequence MTGRGKGGKGLGKGGAKRHRKVLRDNIQGITKPAIRRLARRGGVKRISGLIYEETRGVLKVFLENVIRDAVTYTEHAKRKTVTAMDVVYALKRQGRTLYGFGG
- the LOC124302369 gene encoding histone H3, giving the protein MARTKQTARKSTGGKAPRKQLATKAARKSAPATGGVKKPHRYRPGTVALREIRRYQKSTELLIRKLPFQRLVREIAQDFKTDLRFQSSAVMALQEASEAYLVGLFEDTNLCAIHAKRVTIMPKDIQLARRIRGERA
- the LOC124303770 gene encoding histone H2B-like, which produces MTPKSSGKAAKKAGKAQKNISKGDKKKKRKRKESYAIYIYKVLKQVHPDTGISSKAMSIMNSFVNDIFERIAAESSRLAHYNKRSTITSREIQTAVRLLLPGELAKHAVSEGTKAVTKYTSSK
- the LOC124303766 gene encoding something about silencing protein 10, with protein sequence MSRKIKFRDADENLYGFETGDVSDSEEEYSKEDKRLLEKVRKKRTVDNYDSEDEVYGLHADEDVDNDDDDDGSDSMKSDIEGLQEDDDLPNEKAWGNKKSRFHSTDYVDQDYASTNQQDLEAAELEEQEARNIQKRLAEQLDDADFGLDLLETKQDQEENEDCQQTVKTDLSKLTKREKQALFMKESPEFTGLVTDLKECLTEARDILEPFLKLIKNGKFSESAGLTFVRTKYHVILNYCTNILYYLMLKADRVPVNSHPVIKRLAQYRQLLNQLKSGQGELLEEAVEILKAAENNQSLYNLDNVEFDKKSRKRPSAVLPDEQIKTGKRNFVETVQDEKLIEQTEDENFEVNENADETENQGTEVMFEDVDGKRAITRQIAKNKGLTPHRRKDLRNPRLKLRNKYRKAKIRRKGAVREVRKEETRYSGETFGINARVKKSIKLK
- the LOC124303767 gene encoding triosephosphate isomerase — its product is MGRKFFVGGNWKMNGVKKEIDEIVAFLKTGPLDPNVEVVVGVPAIYLNYAKSILPANVQVSAQNSYKVAKGAFTGEISPAMLVDNEIPWVILGHSERRNVFGESDELISEKIAHALEAGVKVIACIGEKLDEREAGKTEEVVFRQTKAIADKIKSWDNVVLAYEPVWAIGTGKTATPQQAQEVHDKLRQWLSTTVNPAVSESLRIIYGGSVTAGNAKELAKEKDIDGFLVGGASLKPDFVQIVNAKQ
- the LOC124303769 gene encoding 39S ribosomal protein L20, mitochondrial produces the protein MVFQSLTLFARSRGPDEFWRKRKIFKLAAHFVGRKRNCYSIAIRYVHRALRYATMSRKLKKADMLNLWNTRLTAACAEHDINLRTFKESLMRNNILIDRKTLVDLAIWEPRSFKSLTQLAIARGKQDGLNDVMYVKTPPGVITRGMLK